ttgcaaaatgaccaaaacctttacacttaaagcactaaggcatatcctcgtcatcggtctcatcattatccctatttttaggaggaacacgattatggggtttatctgatgacATGGATTTAACTATGGAGaaacgtttacttctcttcaaaagaaggtccctaaaatgtcttgtgatcaacaagactgacttgtcaagatcttcatctgatgaattagtctcagaaagatcatcttcagagatgcaaacgcttttacttttatcaagtattttagtgtttttttgtgctttgaaagcgaCATCCTtttcgattttggatgtatgctcgtgatcaaaaatctttaactttccaaccaatgtatttctggagagagcatcaaggttatttccctcaacgattgcatgcttcttagaacctatctagatggcagcgatctgagaattttcatcacaatgtccttttcaggaatagttttacccaatgcaaaagatgcattaacaatttcagacactttgtgattaaactcatcaaatgaatcttcatctgccatacgaaggttttcccaatcagaatttaggttttgaagcctagcttcctttttattggtatttccttcaaatgcgatttctaagatatcccaagcatctttagaccgagtgcacgtagtcatatggtgctgaagatctggggtaatggcatgtatgatggcattcaaaccgtcggatttttgctttgcagcaagtatctcagcagcgtcatatgcaccaatatctttAGGAACGGTCGCttttcctactgccacaacgggagcatcatagccattaacaacatatacccatgattaaaaatcacgcgcttgaagaaaggcacgcatacaATTtttcaccacaagtaatttgagtcatcgaagactggtggtacgtttatagagatagattttttgtccatagagtcagatcgctacaaacacagacttataaggtctttaacgtgtttgcctgctctgataccaattaaaaaagcgggggtctaacaacctcacccaatatttcgattagcaacctgtatggactgatctccaatatactttcaagagaatcaaatagacagttaggctcaatcttaagaaagatatatcaaagagttaatatctcaatttctcgattcaatccttactcaagcaaacagaaatctgcgagtctaattgaatacaagagaaataacttggatggtaccaaagaccaatatccaaggatcaatgaatttcaatcaacaaccaaaggttggatttcacaattgatcggtacaacgcacaacctgtgatatttctattatataacaaaatataatgcggaaaataaataacacagacaccagaagttttgttaacgagaaaaccgcaaatgcagaaaaaccctgggacctagtccagattgaacacacactgtattaagccgctacagacgctagcctactaaaaactaacttcggtctggactgtagttgaaccccaatcaatctcacactgatccaaggtacagttgcgctccttacgtctctgatcccagtaggatactacacacttgattcccttagatgatctcacccacaactaagagttgttacgacccaaagtcgaatactttaataaaaaaatctgtatcacacagaaaagtctacgataatagataaatctgtctcccacagaaatacctacgagttttgttccgtattttgataaatcaaggtgaacatgaaccaattgataacatggacttatattcctgaagaacaacctagagttatcgatcacctcacaatattctaaatcgactagcgaaacaagatattgtggaatcacaaatgatgagacgaagatatttgcgacttcttttctatcttgcctatcggagatatcaatctcaagccaatcttacgattgtactcgtacgatagtgtttgtgggtaaaaaccgtttctgctggttttggtaaatttgggtgtgtggatgagaaacaagtctaaacctaaaaaaaatgcactacatgggagtacttttagattcgagagatcaatatgtacaatcctggcctaaaccaaaaaatggtcgttccagtcttgcttcggtcacaaaatgaaggagaagggttgatcttgggagggaagcgaagaaggtgttgagaccagaatggttaattctgaagatgtggctattttatgacttgtatcagaatttagaACTGGCTTGCTGAATGAaatctatcagttctttggtatttttctggatactgtgttgttgttctcaccaaaacttgttgtttgatggaaataggtaaaacctattaatacaagtcataattgaatacaccctggtctcgtaggaagtgggagtgattgagtgatggaagagtggagtaacgtgtaacttccggaaaccacgcctccactatgaaggaagcgggtttgtttacacccgctacttcttgcctccactaactgccctgttttccagacactttcttatgatagacgtgttgcacgccgcacgctgtaaaccgccagaccaataccctgatgagcatccccaagtttgtgacatgtttgatgtctcgagtgttttggtgaaaaacgtgtagcagattgctacgtgtggcaagtcaaagtcaagatacttgccataggaaaatagcatgtgatgctattaggcttgccttggctggccgcctaaaacttgccacagacTTGTCAATTctatggcgaatttggacggctgagattgtagcttatgagaaaggatgaccattgattatggccacatcttgttgtatagcaaagtggcgccattggcatggtggcgcctggcgtagccatggcatagggaatgccaatggcgtagccgtggcagctgttttggcatattggtgttagacccaaatatggttcCGACAACGttggccctgttgctaagttaaacttaaggccttaggagaatcacttgacctagttggcatggcgactttagctagattagggtttggcgtatcaaaaccctaattagcacgtgCGATGTGGAACAGTGGCGTGGCTgacatagttagcgcatgccagtggcacgatggtgcaagtagcgcctggcgtaaccATGGCCGCtatattttggcacattggtattagacccaaatgtggcatggaaacattggccttgttgccatatcaatcccaatgctctggaaaacgttacttggcttggttggcgtagccactttgcctaaattagggtttggcgtgccaaaaccctaattagtgcatacggCATGCGGCATGTGGACGTGGCGCATCgacgttttgtgcaaatggtttcatagccacgccaaaggaaccatagccaggccatcataTGAAAACGTCCACAGGAGCAAGGATTTCCACGGGTGactatgatatggcgtctttatCAGGGTtcttgggtcccgcatggctcgtggcatgttgtggggcccgaagtggcataattttttccacgactggaaattagggtttcgaccatgcaagtgtttctagttaggataaccacattgaagtctgtcaacctgattggtcaataaagaGAGGGCCGATCAAACGCGGGCGTGGACACACTTCTAGTGTGGGTGTGgaaagtttaaagcgacctgattggtcgatgggaaatagggccgacaagtatgggcccggccacaacttatgtgcgtgtggcgggtttaaggcgacataattggtcgagggaaatagggccggtttaggcaacatggggcgtggtcaatggaaaatggcgccatcctaaggcatggccacgcctccctttgctgattCTCTTATTCTGCGGCtccttcatttctttttttctgattctgggaaagattttgcacctactaatccatggcggattaattacctagtttgcctaggcttagtttcgacaggcaaggtctgatatactacgcaaggcgcaaaaccctaatttttgcaaattagttagggtaatatctgaatcttgtgaattatcacaaaattgattgaattatatgtgttgacacagagttctttaagttcattgccagagagcagtattctttctgattgaatactttatgcaaagactttatccttgatacttggaaattcgtgctaatctgctgcgagtgaacacaaattgtcatgtcatatcaatattaagggttcagctgggaaacatagcacataaagcattcaaagaaacttatattaactgagtaatacaggcaaggtgccaaaatttacagaatatctaggattgttgctacatgcaccaatctgggtaaatttcatatatatatatatatatattgagttgctcaataaatgtgccagtgaagaggttgaacactcatcactttcacatggctccgtttctttgcagagtgacggcacattagatgtagggttttacaaatttagccctgaactaaaaaccaccatcaacagatagatacaacaagatcagatcacacaactacaagaaaattagtccagtctggcttcacaatcccaatgaagtctttgagtcgttaacctacaggatcccgagaagaaacctaaggttaaaggagaatcgactctagctaacacaactagtatcacactggaggtgtggggattaggtttcccagttgctagagttctcctttatataattttcaaatcagggtttgcaatcaatgttatcttagtaacaaagcatttaatatccaccgttagatgaaaacctgattagattcaagctaatatctttcaaccgttagatcgaatcttatcttgttatacacaagtgaaatgtatttcatttaggtttgagtaaccgtacctaaatgtttacacttagttggttcacaatagttaaccaaatggttagccatatgagcactttcatatcaaccatattcttctttaccacaactagttcaaatgactcaaatgaactagttaaagattttttcaattgcttagatcttttggaaaacacaattgaaacaaaatcggtttgattcacttgaatcgattcatgaacattatagccacggtttgcaaagattgcattccttataatttaaatgtttaagttcatgaactgaccgatttgataaagtaaccagcttaagtatgtgtacgggtatgcgtacctaagcaaccggatttgagttggttttggtttccaacctcagcagaaattctcgggcagaaaacttccgtcagtatgcgtacgggtacgcatacttaaagtgactggttaagagtttgtcgattcccaaactcaacagatattcacggacgtgaacttccgccagtatgcgtatgggtacgcatacttaacctgtctccttcaccaatttcgtacacacacatatgcatacacttggttcccggttcatggatttatacactaatgtgtgaacacactatatatgcttatatccaaagatggttacataatctcaactctacacttcaatcattgaaacattcttagaggatgtcatatagttgttattcacaaactatttttcatcaaagcgattttcaagatattgaaatgtcaacatgactttcatcacgagtaaatatgaacttggctaaagcgaaagcttaccaacatatatttcgagaaatagataagcgagttaaactcggcttgaaatagcaaatgtgtataattgaaatctatatacttatacgacttttgtctcaagagtaggagataaagtagatagacttttgagtgatagataagtccaagtctccacataccttttagtcgatgaagttccactggttccttgagtagtttttcgtcttcatatgatggtcgcggtggagtctggagctcaactacacttaactatcctagtccgagactttagctataagtagactagaaatcaagacatatagttttgacaactaaatttgacaaacaagcttgagatagcaacgcttgcgagttcgaccgggaaatgctctaacagaggaGAAGCCAGATATTGACAGGTTTAAAAAAAGAATTCTGCAATTTACTAAAGAATGTGCAATAAGAATTAAGGTTGTAATGTGGGAGTGTAGTTATGATATTTTTAGGTACTCAAAAGTTTTGAATTGAAGAGAAGGCCAGTGTGAATGCAGAAAATTCTGGAAGTAAAGTTTTATATTCCTGCTTTGAACCAGATACTAATATATTATGATGGTGTATCAAGAGGGAATCCAAGTAATGCTGGATTTGCTTTGTGTGTAGAGATAGTGGATGTGAATTCTTATTTGTTGAAGCTAGAGGATTGGGAACAGCTACCAATTTCATCGCGGAGATAATGGCAGTAATGTGTGCTACTGAATGAGCCATTCAAAAAAAGGTGGTGGTTTTACTAGTAAACTCAGATTCTTTAGCTGCAATAAGTGCTTTCATGACTGGAAGCTTACCTTGGTTCATTCAGACTAGATGGAGAAAGGTGAAAAGTAGCTCAATAAAAATTAGTTTCAGTCATTGTTACAGGGAAATAAATTTTACAGCTGATAAATTGGCTAAAATAAGAGCAGGGTTGGGGAGAGGAGTTTGTCATCAGTTTCAATATAAACCAGACTTCATAGGCGAATTGGAGAATCCAGAGAAAACTATTATAAATTATGCTATTAGTCTGGGACAATTTCACACTGGCCTTgagctttcttttgtttttcaattatttttgtatttttttttgaattcttgTAAGTATGGAATTCCTTGAATAATAAAATTTTATATATTGATCGGGCAAAATAAAAAAAGATCCTCAATCTCTCTACCGGTACTGGCCTGAACCCTGTACCGGAGGAAGCTTGAGAACCACCGCATTACTCGATGGTTCTCACAAATTCCCTTGTGGAACTATAATTTCAAATGAACCTGTAATTGTAGCTGCCTATCACATGTTagacaaaaaaggaaaaaaatcaaatcacatcTCTTTGAAGGCCATTCTGACAATAGAACTCATTCAGAGGGAAGATTAAGTGGAGATATCTCAAGgcgaaagaaaagaaaacctaACTCTTGAATATGATCCCGAAAAACGTTTCATTAACAATCTTAGGACGAGCAAACACACCACCTGCACATTAAATATACAAACTTTCCTAACCTACACCATCTATTTACCACACAGAGCCTCTTTGTACACCCCTATCTCACTAGCATTTAGTCCCACATAGTTACAAAATTTAAAGTTCTCCTCCCAACCTCCTTATATTAAGTAGACTAAACAATTCCATTTTTATCTTCGAGTTTCACCGCTTCATAGTCGTGTTGGAACGTATCTGGCCGGGTTCTGACTTGCTTATCTATCTGGTAGCGGCGCAACCCAGGTACCTAGTTGAGCCCTAAAACCTTTCCTTAACCAAGAAATCATACCATCTTTGAATTTTTTACCTTTCCTTCACCAAGAAACCATACCATCTTTGAATTTTTTACCTTTCCTTAACCAAGAAACCATACCATCTTTGAAACAGAACCTTAAAATTAACATTAACAGAAGAGCAAATCAGATCATAGATGGGTCGTGCTAAATTAAAGATGGAATATATTGCAAACAAGAAAAATCGGAAGAAAACTTACAGCGAAAGATTGAAAACATTGAAGAAGAGTATTTATGAGTTCTCTGAGTTATGTGGTGTTGATGCCTGTATGATTGTTTATGATCCAGATCAAGGTAAACCTGAGATATGTCCTAGAAACATGAATGAAGTTCAAAGAATCACCAAACGGTATATccaaattcctaaagaaaaacgtGATAAACTAATCTTGGATGATAAGAAAAAAGAGAAGACTCGTGAGTATGATGAAATGCCTATGTCAAGACAGGTGAATGGATTTAGTATCAAACAACTTGAACAGCTCCATAGCAAATTGGGATCCAAAATTGAAACTTTAAGTGAGAAAATTCAGTCCATGGATGGAGGAGGAGCAGGGATGTCCAATGAAGCCCCACAGAAAGAATACCCTTGCTATAATCCAGAGAGAGCTTCTGATCATGAACCCACTGTTAGAACaaacggctttgttataccaaatttgcatggactatgttttgatctctatACCCATTGtccactacttgttttttcatttgaatagataaaacaatagtcccacataaactaaaatctaaagagttttagacttaaataccatataattggctaaaagggcatggcccttgggtcatggaagtcttccaaacagacatgtattgctcgatccaccatggagtctgagtttatagccttggagaaagatgGGGAGGAAgttgaatggatacgaggtttcctgggaggaattccactctCGCCCAAGCCTGTGTcctcgatcgcaatccactgtgacagtcaagatgctattggatgcgcaaagaataatgtatacaacggaaaatatatacatcttcaaagaagacacaagacagtgaaacaactactctctactggtatcatctctatagactttgtgaggtctaaagagaatattgcagattctttgacgaaagggttatctagagaggtagttagatccacatcgaaggggatgggactcaagctcatagaataaatctccatgaaggacactcaaccttgtgaatggagctccaagaataaggttcaatgagacaactaatttttggtgatgtcaagagagcactatctttgtccctccctatggtgtaaccgtatgatagtgctacctgcatgttttaggatgatctgtcaagatcttaatgagttccatgactttgcttaaagcggagtgtggcaggacactcttaatggactcacctatgtggatattggaagtggggccgcttcctacgggaatttgagctttttctctagagacattcattaagtccgggatttagcccacggccaaaacgggcacaacggcaagagcttggcagctttctttttctttgagacgtcaaagtgtggttgttatttctgacttgcactcactgttggcggttcaagacattgtgttcaccgtaacaacaagcagttccggtaacctctcactaagttaaggttcaatctctgggacaccttagcctaatattgatgtattatgttttctcgtatttcgtcgatatgttttatcattcatgtgggggattgttagaaaaaacatctttgttataccaaatttgc
This window of the Papaver somniferum cultivar HN1 unplaced genomic scaffold, ASM357369v1 unplaced-scaffold_65, whole genome shotgun sequence genome carries:
- the LOC113343720 gene encoding agamous-like MADS-box protein AGL36, with translation MGRAKLKMEYIANKKNRKKTYSERLKTLKKSIYEFSELCGVDACMIVYDPDQGKPEICPRNMNEVQRITKRYIQIPKEKRDKLILDDKKKEKTREYDEMPMSRQVNGFSIKQLEQLHSKLGSKIETLSEKIQSMDGGGAGMSNEAPQKEYPCYNPERASDHEPTVVGAVAKKDAGAAQDVETIVGEAEATVEGVIEAAIGEGAGANVGSIGETAEASFGDSAGTGFGDVIGTCFKDGVKSAAETASREDANASVEMTSGRDA